One Armatimonadota bacterium genomic window carries:
- a CDS encoding ATP-binding cassette domain-containing protein: MVRTEGLRKVFSDSKRGDVVAVENATFEAQEGQILGLLGKNGAGKSTLLRMLSTVLTPTSGRAWVNGIDTQVDPSKVRQNLGFMSASTALYGRMSPRDLLRYFGELYGLKGDGLTRRMDELIQKLEMGSYADGLCDKLSTGQKQRVNIARTLLHDPQVLFFDEPTSGLDVVMSQDVMSFVEDEKKRGKTIIYCTHIMSEVERLCDRVVCIHDGKLMGQGTVEEVKAETGQKTLEQAFLSIVGYQREVPA, translated from the coding sequence ATGGTTCGTACAGAGGGACTCCGCAAAGTCTTTTCAGACAGCAAGCGCGGAGACGTGGTCGCAGTCGAGAACGCGACATTTGAGGCTCAGGAAGGTCAAATCCTGGGCCTTCTTGGCAAAAATGGGGCGGGCAAATCGACGCTCCTGCGAATGCTTTCCACCGTTCTGACTCCGACCTCTGGCCGCGCGTGGGTCAACGGCATCGACACCCAAGTCGATCCCAGTAAGGTGCGCCAGAACCTCGGCTTTATGTCGGCGTCCACCGCTCTTTACGGTCGCATGAGCCCTCGCGACCTGCTTCGGTACTTTGGCGAACTGTACGGGCTGAAGGGCGACGGACTGACTCGCCGAATGGACGAATTGATTCAGAAACTGGAGATGGGAAGCTACGCCGACGGTCTCTGCGACAAGCTTTCGACTGGGCAAAAGCAACGCGTAAACATTGCCCGCACCCTACTCCACGACCCCCAGGTGCTGTTCTTCGACGAACCGACCTCCGGCCTCGATGTGGTGATGAGTCAGGACGTCATGTCATTCGTCGAGGACGAGAAGAAGCGCGGCAAAACGATCATCTATTGCACGCACATCATGAGCGAAGTCGAGAGGCTGTGTGACCGCGTCGTCTGCATCCACGACGGCAAATTGATGGGCCAAGGCACGGTCGAAGAGGTGAAAGCCGAAACCGGCCAGAAGACCCTGGAGCAAGCGTTCCTCTCCATTGTCGGATATCAGCGGGAGGTGCCGGCATGA
- a CDS encoding ABC transporter permease subunit — MNWALIVFKKEWREMLRDRRVRKAMIFGPIISVVAMMSLFGLIFSSVDKATKTTVYVVEHKPDQAVKAFEDALTAAGMKIEPVASVAAAKAGIEKGDIRLALDFGDGMEATLSKPEPYVFNAYFDPQEQKAQIALSAVDQVAAKAGEISLKFILKSKGIDEAFVKPLSVKRNEVKVGESSSSEFIVQLLPYFVVIWAFFGALSSASDLVSGEKERQTLETLLISPAPRNQIAIGKLLALIAASLTATTVALGSIFVMATMKMKFLEKLFENGLGLTPAGFVVVVITVLPTCAFFGSLLLAISSFAKNSREAQTYLSQASAFVTLPAAFSQFIGLTDFAQSKLVYAIPILNTANVVRNALMGKYDAAGIAITIVSGVILASIAVWYSVRLFNRESILSRI; from the coding sequence ATGAACTGGGCGTTGATCGTTTTCAAGAAAGAATGGCGCGAAATGCTTCGCGACCGGCGTGTGCGAAAGGCCATGATTTTCGGTCCGATTATCAGCGTCGTCGCGATGATGTCGCTCTTCGGGCTCATCTTTTCCAGCGTTGATAAGGCCACAAAGACGACTGTTTACGTGGTTGAACACAAGCCTGATCAGGCAGTCAAGGCATTTGAAGATGCCCTCACTGCAGCGGGAATGAAGATTGAGCCAGTCGCTTCAGTAGCCGCCGCGAAGGCTGGAATTGAGAAGGGTGACATCCGATTGGCTCTCGATTTCGGAGACGGCATGGAAGCCACCCTAAGCAAGCCCGAGCCGTATGTTTTCAACGCCTACTTTGACCCGCAAGAGCAGAAGGCGCAAATAGCCCTTAGCGCAGTCGACCAGGTGGCCGCCAAGGCTGGAGAGATCAGTCTGAAATTCATTCTGAAGTCAAAAGGCATCGACGAGGCGTTCGTCAAACCGCTTAGCGTAAAGCGGAACGAAGTGAAGGTCGGAGAGTCGAGTTCGAGCGAGTTCATCGTCCAACTCCTTCCCTACTTTGTGGTCATTTGGGCATTCTTCGGCGCGCTCAGTTCCGCCAGCGACCTTGTCAGCGGCGAGAAGGAGCGTCAAACCCTGGAGACCTTGCTGATCTCACCTGCGCCGCGCAACCAGATCGCCATCGGCAAGTTGCTGGCGCTTATCGCGGCGAGCCTGACCGCCACGACGGTGGCCCTCGGCTCGATCTTTGTGATGGCGACGATGAAGATGAAGTTCCTCGAAAAACTGTTCGAGAACGGCTTGGGCCTAACCCCGGCTGGCTTCGTCGTGGTCGTGATCACCGTCCTACCCACCTGCGCATTCTTCGGCTCGCTCCTCTTGGCGATCTCCTCATTCGCCAAAAATAGCCGCGAAGCCCAGACCTACCTCTCCCAGGCATCGGCCTTCGTGACCCTTCCCGCGGCGTTCAGCCAGTTCATCGGCCTGACCGACTTCGCTCAGTCGAAGTTGGTTTACGCGATCCCGATCCTGAATACCGCGAACGTGGTCCGCAATGCCCTGATGGGCAAGTACGACGCCGCGGGCATCGCGATCACCATTGTATCCGGCGTGATTCTAGCCTCGATCGCGGTTTGGTATAGCGTGAGACTGTTCAATCGCGAATCGATATTGAGTAGGATCTGA
- the dnaB gene encoding replicative DNA helicase: protein MSVLGSMMLAQRAAEEIVTILNEDDFFRPAHQIIFRALRQLITNHKEIDIVTLRTELTERAAMADVGGVDYLLQVANYVPSAANAKYYAQIVLDKATMRRLELAGRNIIDIVHNPELEGADEKIDEAEKEVFEVGRKQLGKYFEHVSGLAKEFFVDVDRIVETGKPMFGLPTGFIDLDRITSGLYPGDFVIIGARPAMGKTSLVLDLALNIALGRGREGKRGSVAFFSLEMSSIQLVRRMVSMISGVSMGVLKSEKGLSEKQYLALADACESLYSLPIYIDDGSDISPMEMRGKCRRLKAEHGLDLVVIDYLQLMRGAKRTENRVQEISEIARACKSMAKELEIPVIALSQLSRAVENREDKRPQLSDIRESGSIEAEADMVMLLYRDSYYKAKEEHRPEIETFDEVQEAEVIIAKHRNGPVGKVILGFQPAFARYRNLDRGSAYASDHD, encoded by the coding sequence ATGAGCGTGCTCGGCTCGATGATGCTGGCCCAGCGAGCCGCGGAGGAAATCGTCACCATCCTCAACGAAGACGACTTCTTTCGCCCCGCCCACCAGATCATCTTTCGCGCCCTCAGGCAACTGATCACGAACCACAAAGAGATCGACATTGTCACCCTGCGCACCGAGCTGACCGAGCGCGCCGCCATGGCCGATGTCGGCGGCGTCGACTACCTGCTCCAGGTCGCCAACTACGTTCCCAGTGCCGCCAACGCCAAATATTACGCGCAAATCGTGCTCGACAAGGCCACGATGCGACGCCTGGAACTCGCTGGTCGAAACATCATCGACATCGTCCATAACCCCGAGCTAGAAGGGGCGGATGAGAAGATCGACGAGGCCGAAAAAGAGGTCTTCGAAGTGGGCCGAAAGCAGTTAGGCAAGTACTTCGAGCATGTCTCCGGCCTGGCCAAAGAGTTCTTTGTCGACGTCGATCGCATCGTCGAAACCGGCAAGCCAATGTTCGGCCTCCCAACCGGGTTCATCGACCTCGATAGGATCACGTCCGGTCTGTATCCCGGCGATTTCGTCATCATCGGCGCACGACCTGCGATGGGTAAAACATCGCTGGTCCTCGACTTAGCTCTAAACATCGCCCTTGGCCGAGGACGCGAGGGCAAGCGTGGCTCGGTCGCCTTCTTCTCGCTCGAAATGAGTTCGATTCAGCTTGTTCGACGTATGGTCAGCATGATCAGCGGCGTCTCGATGGGCGTCCTAAAATCGGAAAAAGGACTCAGCGAGAAGCAGTACCTGGCCCTAGCTGATGCCTGCGAAAGCCTCTATTCCCTGCCGATCTACATTGACGATGGCAGTGACATTTCGCCGATGGAAATGCGCGGAAAATGCCGCCGTCTCAAGGCCGAGCACGGCCTTGACCTCGTCGTCATCGACTACCTCCAGTTGATGCGCGGGGCTAAGCGAACCGAAAACCGCGTACAAGAAATCTCCGAGATCGCCCGCGCGTGCAAGTCGATGGCAAAAGAACTTGAGATACCGGTCATCGCCCTCAGCCAGCTCTCGCGCGCGGTCGAAAACCGCGAAGACAAGCGCCCGCAGCTCTCCGACATCCGTGAGTCCGGCTCCATCGAGGCCGAAGCCGATATGGTCATGTTGCTCTACCGCGACAGCTATTACAAGGCGAAAGAGGAGCACCGCCCAGAGATCGAGACCTTCGACGAAGTGCAAGAGGCTGAGGTCATCATCGCCAAGCATCGAAACGGACCGGTGGGTAAAGTCATCCTTGGCTTCCAGCCCGCGTTTGCGCGATACCGCAACCTCGATCGAGGCTCCGCTTACGCGTCAGACCACGACTAA
- a CDS encoding DUF559 domain-containing protein produces MSKPEVLLWLQIRNDQLGFRIKRQYSFGPYILDFYCAKAHAAIEVDGSVHSLREKSDEARDTWLIANGVTVIRVSARSVLQSPLAVALEIKEQLEALSAKGEGGSDE; encoded by the coding sequence ATGAGCAAACCTGAGGTTCTGCTTTGGCTCCAAATTAGGAACGACCAACTCGGATTTCGCATCAAACGGCAGTATTCGTTTGGGCCCTACATTCTTGACTTCTACTGTGCTAAGGCTCATGCCGCTATCGAGGTCGACGGCTCCGTACACTCACTCCGCGAAAAATCGGACGAAGCGAGAGATACCTGGCTTATCGCGAACGGTGTAACGGTTATTCGAGTCTCAGCGAGGTCTGTGCTTCAAAGTCCCTTAGCCGTTGCGCTTGAGATAAAAGAACAGCTCGAAGCGTTAAGTGCGAAAGGTGAAGGCGGCTCAGACGAGTAG
- the nuoG gene encoding NADH-quinone oxidoreductase subunit NuoG has protein sequence MAAATEIQTVNIIVNGIELAVPKGELVVEAVKRIGVDIPIFCYHPRLKPVGMCRMCLVMTGAKQPDGTIRMFPKPAAACTMPVSEGLVVDTESDAVKNDRKGVLEFLLVNHPLDCPICDRGGECPLQNNTLFYGPSTSRFIEMKRHAPKAFPLSEYVTLDLERCIQCARCVRFTEEISGDAQLAFRFRGADTQPITFNETKFTSKFSGNVIEICPVGALTSRKYRFRARPWDLESSEAICTQCSAGCAVWFDHRGGKFARINGRTNEAINEEWTCDRGKFGHAHYNGDKRLDSVFVRSGDELAKSNWREASPEILAQFVGKGSEAGLILGHGVSNEGAWNAVKFFREHVGSNNIDHRFERFLPESYSTPKVSSSIASFEGAGTIVVFGTSLADDLPMLYLRVRKAWFQKGAKVIVAADRETEVDSFAHLVLRYKPGTAGLLAEALRTGEKLAAVAEKSGVWLADLQEAVELVKGAPVVTSTGIYNDKTGAEAVQSLDALASATGGSFNCYARGANERGLQLMGAVPQGDGLATQEMLAAAANGRLSALWLVGVDLFSVGLDRNLVERALENVDYLVVQDALRTETFYYASAAVPMTLQAEADGSYTNMEGKVQELKAVIPAVGEAKPVWRTFEELSLRIAPRVPLMQAEDVRATIPALA, from the coding sequence ATGGCTGCCGCAACCGAGATCCAGACCGTCAACATCATCGTAAACGGAATCGAATTGGCGGTCCCCAAGGGCGAATTGGTAGTCGAGGCGGTCAAGCGGATCGGCGTCGACATTCCGATTTTCTGCTACCATCCGCGCCTGAAGCCGGTGGGTATGTGCCGCATGTGCCTGGTGATGACGGGCGCGAAACAGCCGGACGGCACAATCCGCATGTTCCCCAAACCGGCGGCGGCCTGCACCATGCCGGTAAGCGAAGGTCTGGTGGTGGACACCGAATCCGATGCGGTGAAGAACGACCGCAAGGGCGTGCTGGAGTTTCTGCTCGTCAACCACCCGCTGGACTGCCCGATCTGCGACCGAGGCGGCGAATGCCCCCTGCAGAACAACACACTTTTCTACGGCCCCAGCACTAGCCGCTTTATCGAAATGAAGCGCCACGCGCCGAAGGCGTTCCCGCTCAGCGAGTATGTAACGCTCGACCTCGAACGGTGCATTCAGTGCGCGCGTTGCGTGCGATTTACGGAAGAGATTTCTGGCGATGCTCAGCTTGCGTTCCGCTTCCGCGGCGCCGATACCCAGCCGATCACGTTCAACGAGACCAAGTTCACGTCGAAATTTAGCGGCAACGTGATCGAGATTTGCCCTGTGGGTGCATTGACCAGCCGCAAGTACCGGTTCCGAGCCCGCCCGTGGGACCTTGAATCCAGCGAGGCGATTTGTACCCAATGTTCGGCCGGATGCGCGGTTTGGTTCGACCATCGCGGGGGCAAGTTTGCCCGGATCAATGGCCGCACGAACGAGGCGATCAACGAAGAGTGGACTTGCGACCGAGGCAAATTTGGCCACGCACACTACAATGGCGACAAGCGCCTCGATTCCGTGTTCGTTCGCTCGGGCGATGAACTCGCGAAGTCGAACTGGCGCGAGGCAAGCCCTGAGATTTTGGCTCAGTTTGTGGGCAAAGGTAGCGAAGCCGGTCTGATTCTTGGACATGGCGTCTCGAACGAGGGCGCGTGGAATGCGGTGAAGTTTTTCCGCGAGCACGTCGGGTCGAACAACATCGACCACCGATTTGAGCGGTTCCTGCCGGAATCCTATTCGACGCCAAAGGTTTCAAGCTCGATTGCCTCATTTGAAGGTGCAGGAACCATCGTGGTGTTCGGCACATCGCTGGCTGACGACCTCCCGATGCTTTACTTGCGGGTGCGCAAGGCTTGGTTCCAGAAAGGCGCGAAGGTCATCGTGGCCGCCGACCGCGAGACCGAAGTGGACTCGTTTGCCCACCTCGTGCTTCGATACAAGCCGGGTACGGCGGGCTTACTGGCCGAGGCTTTGCGAACCGGCGAGAAGTTGGCGGCGGTTGCCGAGAAGAGTGGCGTCTGGCTGGCCGACCTGCAGGAAGCCGTCGAGTTGGTAAAGGGCGCGCCGGTGGTGACTTCGACCGGCATTTACAACGACAAGACGGGCGCTGAGGCGGTCCAGAGCTTGGATGCGCTGGCGAGCGCGACCGGCGGCTCGTTCAACTGCTACGCTCGCGGCGCGAACGAGCGAGGCCTTCAGTTGATGGGTGCAGTTCCACAAGGCGATGGCCTTGCAACACAGGAGATGCTGGCAGCGGCGGCCAACGGACGATTGTCCGCGCTGTGGCTGGTCGGCGTTGATCTTTTCTCGGTTGGCTTGGACCGAAATTTGGTCGAGCGAGCCCTGGAGAATGTGGACTACCTAGTGGTTCAGGACGCTTTGCGAACGGAGACTTTCTACTACGCCAGTGCGGCGGTGCCGATGACTTTGCAGGCTGAGGCCGACGGTTCGTACACGAACATGGAAGGCAAGGTGCAGGAGTTGAAGGCGGTCATTCCGGCGGTTGGCGAGGCTAAGCCGGTTTGGCGGACCTTTGAGGAGCTAAGCCTTCGCATCGCTCCACGAGTGCCGCTGATGCAGGCCGAAGACGTTCGAGCGACGATCCCGGCGTTGGCCTGA
- a CDS encoding Sapep family Mn(2+)-dependent dipeptidase: MSDISKLHDWLSAHEDELIETTRSVLRIDTVEGPAEPNAPYGKGNREALDFMLNYAQSLGMKTTDLEGHLGYADFGQGERLVMTLGHLDVVPVGPGWKHDPFGAEVVDGYIYSRGAVDDKGPTIASFFALRAIKECFPDLNCRFRAAFGCDEESGFGCVERYVQTEEAPTYGVAPDSGWPCYHGEKGIGDLLVSVKVPMDHFEVLDFQGGQRPNIVIDHATAKVRVGAAAMPGVEAKLEDNWDKNVTWSWSGDILNIEAVGKAAHGSTPFYGDNAAERIARLLLAIAPLSEREFFDDLLVAFHPSGVGLGIHGRDDATGDLTCNIGVVSFSEGAIHLLANVRYPATWKGVELKALCQTKMDKLGSAWSFVVERDSPSLYFPLDHPLVKAIVDAYREETGDMTEPGTMGGGTYARAVPNTISIGTGWLGDGDAHQTDERMAIESLKKASRIYAAILYRLATV, from the coding sequence ATGTCCGACATTTCGAAGCTCCACGACTGGCTTTCTGCCCACGAAGACGAACTGATCGAAACGACGCGCTCCGTGCTCCGTATCGATACCGTGGAGGGTCCCGCCGAGCCCAACGCCCCGTACGGAAAGGGGAACCGAGAAGCGCTCGATTTCATGCTGAATTACGCGCAGAGCCTGGGCATGAAGACCACCGATCTGGAAGGGCACTTGGGCTACGCCGACTTTGGCCAGGGTGAGCGGTTGGTGATGACGCTAGGCCACCTCGACGTGGTGCCGGTGGGCCCGGGTTGGAAGCACGACCCGTTTGGGGCCGAGGTCGTGGATGGATACATCTATTCGCGTGGTGCGGTCGACGACAAGGGGCCGACCATCGCGTCGTTTTTTGCCCTTCGGGCGATCAAAGAGTGTTTCCCTGACCTGAACTGTCGTTTCCGGGCCGCCTTTGGCTGTGACGAAGAAAGCGGGTTTGGATGCGTGGAGCGATATGTGCAGACCGAGGAAGCTCCGACCTACGGCGTCGCGCCGGACTCGGGTTGGCCGTGCTACCACGGCGAGAAGGGAATCGGCGATCTGCTGGTCTCGGTGAAGGTGCCGATGGACCACTTCGAGGTGCTGGACTTTCAGGGCGGTCAGCGGCCAAATATCGTGATCGACCATGCGACGGCGAAGGTTCGCGTTGGGGCGGCGGCGATGCCGGGCGTCGAGGCGAAGCTGGAAGACAATTGGGACAAGAACGTGACGTGGTCGTGGTCGGGCGACATCCTGAACATTGAGGCGGTTGGTAAGGCGGCCCACGGCAGTACGCCGTTTTACGGCGACAATGCGGCAGAGCGAATCGCTCGTCTTTTGCTCGCCATCGCACCTCTTTCTGAGCGAGAGTTTTTCGACGATTTGTTGGTGGCGTTCCACCCGAGCGGGGTTGGGCTTGGCATTCATGGTAGAGACGACGCGACCGGCGACCTAACGTGCAATATTGGCGTTGTGTCGTTCTCGGAGGGCGCGATTCACCTGCTTGCCAACGTCCGCTATCCCGCCACGTGGAAAGGCGTGGAACTCAAAGCTTTGTGCCAAACCAAGATGGACAAGTTGGGTTCGGCTTGGTCGTTCGTGGTCGAGCGCGACTCGCCGTCTCTGTACTTCCCGCTGGACCATCCGTTGGTGAAGGCGATCGTCGACGCTTACCGCGAGGAGACGGGCGACATGACCGAGCCGGGCACGATGGGCGGCGGAACCTACGCGCGAGCCGTGCCGAACACAATCTCGATCGGCACCGGCTGGCTGGGTGACGGCGACGCACACCAGACGGACGAGCGCATGGCGATCGAGTCGTTGAAGAAAGCATCGCGAATCTACGCGGCCATTCTGTATCGATTGGCGACGGTCTAA
- the galK gene encoding galactokinase: protein MSSDLAIDLHKKYFGTAPKVMTFAPGRINLIGEHTDYNGGFVMPAAVNYGIWVTGRVVDGETRMISSVAGTAKTFCANTTEPGDASGWAKYPAGMAWVLREKFGPMPNVECAVYSTLPTGSGVSSSAAIEMAYGMLWKALVGFEVTPTELALLGQKCENQYVGVNCGIMDQMASACGKANSAVFIDTRSLQYEYASVSDQYAVMLLDTKKPRALTTSAYNERRSQCEEAAKAMGVELLRDANLSMLASSKGKLEDVVYRRAKHVITENNRCEEFRSVLGNDDREGIFALMKGSHDSLRDDYEVSCDELDAMAESAWVSPGVVGARMTGAGFGGACVALVEKDSVSEFTSTCLQGYEAKTGQKGEILECSIDDGARILMS from the coding sequence ATGTCCTCCGATCTCGCAATCGACCTCCATAAGAAGTATTTCGGCACCGCCCCCAAGGTGATGACCTTCGCACCCGGTCGAATCAACCTGATCGGCGAGCACACCGACTACAACGGCGGCTTTGTAATGCCCGCCGCAGTCAACTACGGCATCTGGGTTACCGGACGAGTGGTCGATGGTGAGACGCGCATGATCTCTAGCGTGGCGGGTACAGCCAAAACCTTTTGTGCCAATACGACCGAGCCAGGAGACGCCTCGGGATGGGCGAAGTATCCAGCCGGCATGGCCTGGGTTCTGCGCGAGAAGTTCGGACCAATGCCGAACGTCGAATGCGCCGTCTACAGCACCCTGCCAACCGGAAGCGGTGTGAGCAGTAGCGCAGCCATCGAAATGGCTTACGGCATGCTCTGGAAGGCGCTGGTTGGGTTCGAGGTGACACCTACCGAATTGGCTCTGCTAGGTCAGAAGTGCGAGAACCAGTACGTCGGCGTGAACTGCGGAATCATGGACCAGATGGCTTCGGCCTGCGGCAAAGCCAACAGTGCGGTCTTCATCGACACGCGCTCGCTTCAGTACGAATATGCTTCGGTTTCCGACCAATACGCCGTCATGCTTTTGGATACCAAGAAGCCACGCGCACTGACGACCTCAGCCTATAACGAGCGTCGTTCTCAATGCGAAGAGGCTGCCAAGGCCATGGGGGTCGAACTGCTTCGGGACGCGAACCTTTCTATGCTGGCATCCTCGAAAGGAAAGCTTGAAGACGTCGTCTATCGCCGCGCCAAACACGTCATCACTGAGAACAATCGATGCGAAGAGTTCCGGTCGGTACTCGGCAACGACGACCGCGAAGGCATCTTCGCTCTGATGAAGGGCTCACACGACTCCCTTCGCGACGACTACGAAGTTTCGTGCGATGAACTTGACGCGATGGCCGAAAGCGCCTGGGTCTCACCTGGTGTAGTGGGAGCGCGCATGACCGGCGCCGGGTTCGGTGGCGCCTGCGTCGCGCTGGTCGAAAAAGATTCGGTTTCCGAATTTACTTCCACCTGTCTTCAGGGCTACGAAGCGAAGACGGGCCAGAAGGGCGAAATCCTGGAGTGCTCCATCGACGACGGCGCTCGTATCCTGATGTCCTGA